AATAAGGCGCTGGGAAGACGACAAAAGAAGGTAATAGAATTGTATAGAATAGCGAAGGACAGATGAATATAACAACAGTTGGAGGAAGCCTTTGTCAAATGACCACAAAAATATTGACAGAGATTCatatttcacaattttatcttatttattcaGAATCTCATGAATCTTATAAcccaaaaagaaaaaaaaatctctgatATTACGcaaattccaaaaaaaaaaatctacaaaattaaagttaatttagttagttaaCAGAATTCCTAACAATCTCATGCAAGGCAATCACCGTTCATTTTCATCAGGTACCCTCAATGAACTggaatattaatgaatatttttgtttattaatccTGGACCACGTACAGAACATTATAGGGGTTGGATTTTAAAATCGGTAGCATGAATCTGATGATACTAAGAATGTAGGAGTCTCGGAGGATCTTGATTGGAACACCTCCGTGTGAGTTGCAGTAATGTATGCTGCCGTAGTTGCgtctaagtatttaatttttttttaattttgtacaatatactgaaatttgtaaacaatacgCCATTTTCAACTTTTCTATTGGTTACTAGATGATATTCGGcattaaaaatcgattttttaattaataaaaaagtttttgagtAAGAAAAAtcgatgataataaataattgtttttttatttatttatatattatttcctcatttttaaatgttaaagttaTAGAATCATCaaaaaaacgaattattatGTAGTTCGGTTAGggtagtatattaatattttttttaaataacattttatgaaaGCCTCCGCAGCTTCAGTCTCTACGGCTTGCAAAATGCCTGTGCTTTGTTACGCAAGGGTGGGGTAGCTGCATTTCCCGCAGCGCTGAGCTGTCCAAAAAAacctataattaatattatttggctaggttaggttagtatattaatattttttactccAATACCTCTTCAAAGCATCGGATTTATTCGATTATATGACTTCGAGGACGATGGGCCCggttaatgttatttaagtttatttatttatttcgtcattctacagctaacataaattacatataattacaaactatttgtttactgaaaatatagccaaagatcaTAAcacatcatacattttactacaaaaaggttcaaagatTTACGAAAGCCTGAACAAGTCAAGGCCCAAATAGTGGTCATTGCATGTCCGGGctgcgcgatacaaaactgaaTTTTTCGCATAGTTAGTGTTGATGTCAGGAACATGAAACAAAGCAAGATTACAAATCTGGTAGGAACAAGGAAGGGCAACTTTTCTAGAAGGGAGCTGCATTTTATTTGCGATGACGTAGtagtaataaatcatattgttTTCGTCGAGATtctaaagtattaatattaaaatgttcacACGCGTCTTTATAggtattaaacttattaaagttCCTATAGGAGATAAGTCTTTTTGGAtcttttctatttttctttgtgtGCAGAGTAACTAGGTGACCAAACCGAGCAGCCATATTCGAGAATACTTCTTACGTATCTATAGTATAGCGCTTTCATTAAGTCAACATCATGAAAATGTTCACTGACACGTCTTACAAAGCCAAGCTGCTTATAgtagtaggggagcccaagaggggatttcgggatttactcaagcgcggcagattaatatacagggggataccttgtacccggttaagtacctccaccaaatatgaggcccatatataaggccgcccgtgaaggatacaggatcagattagtaaaaaaaaattgatcatcagacattctcgagcgcgtcagattaaggtagtgtgagttaatcacatcctaaaaagtgtatattccactaatctgacaatttgagagtgacgtaaagagaggggagggcagcaaagttgtaaaaaaaaaacgtcatcttgacattctcgagcgtagctaattttttttttattttgaatgaaataattcaagaatattgaaaaatatataatctgacgatttccgcaagccgaaataacaaaatttcgtcgataaagttcgtgcgataaacgcgtgcagctgcgtgatgcctacatttccttctccgcgtttccctcaaaattagatttcatgtgaatttgaaccgattcggaccgatagattttgagaaattttgaaaaatctaaaaaaataacaatttgttttttttaaagtgtttttttgcaataacttttaaacggctttatccatcaacttcaaaaaactaatccatctttaagcttgaaaaacgacgtcgatcaccaccaaactggtcaaaatcggttgattcgttcgagagatatcgtgaacgaaaaAAACCGAAACaagtgtttctatcacataacttcgacatttcatatcggattatcgtttttgatgaaattaaataattagaacttaaaaaatgcgtcgatcgccgtcaaccgcgggaaaattgcttgatccattcaaaagttattggggtttgaaaatttcaaaaatagtgttctatgaaacttctatcagactttcgagctgggagaactcaaacgcatagaaatattatttctttgaactcagcgagctcataagtacaattttaagcgcccaggaatggaattgcagggatggcctttagggtgaaccgtttttctaatattttttttgtcagatcaggcaaatccctctagataatcgtcagattatgagacagtacgtttagaatataaatctgaaccatatatatcttaatctgacgcgctcgagtatttcaaaatggcgaattttttttgcacattataataatggctgcgagtttgcgtcagatcgaaatcgtcagattattgaatgagagctttttttttggtgcacttaacacccccttagaaaacctgacgcgctcgattaaatttttttttttcatttttaacccttacgtacaaccacccccatcatgcaaatgatcagattaacatacgtacattaataaaaaatacgtaggacattgatgctatcaatatctgacgcgctcgagtatgtccatgtaacagtttttttttacatatttaaacatctatagccgctttccccaccgatgaaaaggtatatatcatataacatttttttcttcttatcatctaaactttgcaacccaataggtctccacgacgctcgagtaaatccccatttagcatcgtgggctcccctaccataGGCTTTGTCAACAATTGTGTCAATATGGTTATTATACGTAATTTTATAGTCTAGCCTTACACCTAAATCACGAACAGAATCTACTTCTTTAACGggtttgttaataatattataagtaaagttaattttgttttttttttctgttgaaTGTTATCTTCACACATTTTGAAGTATTAACCGATATTcaattttgtgtataatagTTACAAAGGTTATTTAAGTTAGTCTGGATTTTGTGACAGTcttcttctttatttatttttaagtacatatatatttttatcatccGGGAATATAAGGTAATTAGAATCTTTAATGCTGCTTTTTATGTCACAATAGGTAATAtgtgacagttttttttatgtaaataactgTTTCTGGTACGTGAAATTAGTTGGGGGTGGTAACTATACACTAACAAACATACTCTCTACATTACAAAACATGTTCACTCCACCTAACCCACTTATAttaggaaataaaatttaatgggTTTGTGATTTATGTGAACACTAGTTTAGCGTTTACACTAAATTTATACCTAGAACTTAtttaatgttgtttatttgtaagtaTCGTTGTAGGTGTTTCTATTCtaatttttgtaacataatTTTCTACTGTCACCATGCGATATTTCTTAACCTCGATGATCGTTGATCACTTACCACAGCCTCTCAAAGATAAACAGTAGATTTTGTGTAGAACAGACGTCAGGAGGATCAtttgaaaagaagaaaatagtTCTGATCTAGATGATTACAGTTTTGCTTTGATATCTACAGAAACCGCATAGAGGAACTACGTAAACGATGTTTgtgcaaattattttttttaatttagtaaaacgTGATAAAAACGCTGATTAGTTTtactctttaattttttttatagaacaggaggccaACGGGCAGGATGTTAAGtgacttttttaattactaaacctatttatctataaaaaatatattaatgtatattggTTGTTGATCAGGAATCTGGCTGAAGATTTTacgcttaaaaaaaatctggatTGGAATCCTCAAACTATCAGGTACTATCGaacttaatttttgtttacgcTCTGCTGGTAAGTTCTTTGCTAACTTCACAGACACTGCCTACACTTTCACTTcttccatgttttttttttttttatagaacagggggcaaacgggcaggaggctcacctgatgttaagtgataccgccgcccatggacactctcaatgccagtattgagagtgtccatgggcatttaatttaatttaagtatttcatCACACCTATGTAATGAAATACTTCCATGGGTTGCTGTCCTGTTCCATGGGGTGGCTACTTTTCTACTACTTTAATCTACTTTCGATTTAAGCGTGgtagaattatattaaattggttCCAAAAAATGCACTGCAATCCGTATATTGCGtataaaaatctgttataattaGTATTCATTAATACACGTTAATTGTCAATTTCTTCAAACACTGAGTTGCTTTATATGTTGATGGCTCTCTGGATGTCTGTCGAATAGCTCTAATAGCACTAATGTAAAGTCACTGCTTACGTACAAAAAGACGTTAATTAGCTTACtcattcttaaaaaaacatcctcattatcttaattataggttcattaataaaaaataaacttaataaaatattttatatacagttcttttttcattttaatgtatCAATAGTGTGTGTTAAAAATGTGATTAAAAATTACCACACacagaattattaatttttatttttcttggttAACAATCtattgtacaaacaaataaacagaaaaaaattatcgcGCCATGGCTGCGTCACGCCTTTCGATCAGATAACGGGCACCAGCTTTAATACCTTCCCAAGTCTCCATACCAGCTTGGTAGATGAAGGCAGGGTCTACCAGGAAACCGTTCAACGTATTCTGGTTCCTATAAGCAGGCATTTCATAGGTGTATGATAGGAGATTTCCTAGAGATTGAACGTAGTCACTGGAACCACCAGAAGCACCATAGTTGAGAAGGTCAACGATGTTTCCTACTCTGTAGTTTCGATTATCTCTCCATTTAACAGCATCAATTCGCTGAGCCATTCGGACTCCAACCATGTTAAGGGTGAGAGCGTTTGGAGGGAGCTGTCTGTTTCCAAATCCATAGAGGATCATGCTGCCAAAGCTGTGGAGGTCAATAAAAAGCTCCAAGCGGTTTCTGACTTCGTTTAGGACGTTCCTGACGGCCGCTGTTTCTGGTTCGGAGAAGGGTCCAGTACCGTGGTATGTGTCGCTGCAGGGAGAAGAGCTGGAAGCTGTTCCCCACTGGTGATCGAAATTCCTGTTCAAGTCGACACCAGGGCAGAAGGACCATCCGGAATTTTGGCGACGGTTCTTACGCCACATACGAGTCTGAAAGAACACAAAATTAACGTACAAAGTTAAATTTAGTCTACGATAGAATACAGAAATCACGTTTCTCAAACTTTCCTTCCTCATATCTCATTATTTTAATGGCTACAATAAATGCAAAGAAACGATAACTGAAGATTTACATACACGTAGTCTAAAGGTTCGATTTCTAGAGATAATAAAAGTGGCTATCAATTAACTTTTCAACTAATCAATTAACAGAGGTGTTTGCGGATGACACACAAAAGtcgttttttgtttaagaCTTTCTTCTATTGTAAGAACAATAATTGCTCACCTTGAAAGACTCCATAATCCAGAATCatgtacattaaattaaatattttatttaaatacgacTGATTGTGTTACTTACATTCGTGTGCGTGAATTCATAACCATCAGGATTGGCAATAGGCATGATAATCCAGTCAATGTTGTTCACCAGGCTTCGGTCTTGCACGTCTATGACAAGTTTCTCAATGGCGTACAGAGTACCAGGAAGGGTAACCCACTCACGAGCATGCAGCAAAGACATCAAGAACACCACGGGTTTGTTTCTAGActgagttttaaaaaataggttCTCTTATCTATTCAACGGatgaatgttattaatataatattcaacatggtattaaaatagtttctaTTGATTAGTTCTATTAAGtcttaattaaagaattaatatagtattggcatgtatgtatttctgtaataaataaataaaataaaataataaagaaatattgtttatataaaaatcattaattgttttacaagTCATTTAATGTTGTCTATTGTTCTatctatatttgtttgtttacaaCACAGGGTTTTATCTAGTGTCCCCCACTATTAGGCTTGGCTTTAGATTGATCTACCATATAATtgtgtactttttaaataaataaacattcaataataagaatatcaaaacccttttttttattctgtccTATTACCTAAAATGTACATACGTAATTTGGTATGAAATGAATTGATTGTAACGATTTCATCAGGGTTTTGTTATTACAAaactattaacaaaaaatactccATTGAGTCTGTTTAATAAAGGAGTGATAATACAGTTCATCAGTTACTAGACATGTAGTAtaacgaaataatatttcatatacatatttatgattGAATGATTGACTGCACgtgacattatttaataaagttacgattttactgatatattttatttatccaaGCTTAATCGATAGCGATTTATAGTAATCCCGTTACATGTTatcgtattaaaattatcaccTGTAACGTTCAGAAAACGTTTTCTTTGATAGCGGAGCTAATTACATGTTCTAAAACTCAAGGATTATTacgataatttattgtatataatatatacacattatattataaatataataatcaatttttaacaaatttcaaaataactaGATCTTAGAATAGATGTACAGTTTAGgagtttttttttgacatttatattgaaatatgttaCGATTTTAACATTCGTAAtgcaaattgtaaataataatagttgttAATTCACGAGATACACTTGAGGTGACTTTCTACccttatataattagtttattgATAGCGTCTAACCTTGTATTAGATTCaggttaaatattaatcattccggtatttttttttatagaacagggagccaacgggcagaaggctcacctgatgttaagtgataccgccgcccatggacactctcgatgctagtgggctcgcgagtgcgttgccggcctttcaagaatttgtAAGCTCTTGTGTATAGAAGGCGTAATGCTAACAAAACTGCGGTTTGGTTTTTATAACCATAATACTTATCGAAAGTAACTTGGTTTAACTTTTACAATGATTTACACTGGCTTAAGTAACGGTGATAACATACCGAGTTTAAGTTGCTAACTAAACGGCTTTATTATGGAAGATATGTCGACTTATTCTATTTGATTCTAAGTAGCAATAAGTCGTTGTAAATTTTAACTGCCTGTGGCATGTTGTTTTAAGTTACCTGGAAGTTGTCTGAGGATATTCTTAAGTATCTGATGTCACGGCCCTGCGCAGTTTTTCCTGCGGTAGCGATTCGAACATTTGCGTAGGAGTTTGCAACTGTTTGTAGGTAGTTGTTTAcctgtaaattatatacatttttgatcaATGGCCTcaaattttgtctttatataTAGTCTAGAACACCCCGATAttgttaatacattaaaagttaattattgaaaaaacacAGGTACATCTGAAATATGTTATGCAATTAAAGGaaaatgcataaaaatatgtcGGAGTTATACGTAAGTAgtgtttaatacaattattgtggATTTGCTAAATTCCCTTTTTTGTCGTCATCAACACTCTTAATCCTCTCGAGGCCTCCCTTGTGCAGGGCAACAACCCAAcccaaatattacaaatatttttttattaaaccatTTGAATTtgatcttaaataaattaaaaattaaaaaaaatgtactaacATGACAAATACCAAACCAAACAACTAGACCCTTCTTTCGCATCATATACTTTTCAAGGATCTCTTAAAGGGCCTCTTAAAGACCTGCTGCCCAAAGGCTCGAAATTGGTAAGGCCTTTGATGATAATAGTTCCATTTTggttcttaatataataaataaaattactaaaaagaaacattttagttCGCATAACCGCCACGCCGCCGGTTCTTCCCGCCCTGAATAGTTACTTATAATAACGtaaataaacagtaaattCCATAGTTATCCAGATGTTTATGACCTTTCATTATTGAATAAACTTGTGTTGTATTAGGTTATTGATTAACGggcaattaatacaaatatacccGCCACCGCAAGTTGTCtactttataagtaataatttaattaattcaactctgaagttaagtttaaaatcttaaactcGGATACCTACAACATCGTATCTGTGAATAACATCGTACGGTAGAGTTGGACTTGATCTGTTGCTTCTCGCAGCTGCTGCAGACAGCAGTTGATCTTCTAGGTCTAATTGTCTGAAAGAAAATTGTTATAGCTTTAGTCCGACATAATTAGTTTGTTACAGAAAtgattataatgaaaaataaccgtattatcaacaatttttagttgtttataatttGGGAGCATTATTTTATCAAGAATTAGTTTGattctgaatttaaattaaaacttattgaaAGCCTCTTCGGgccatttattttgtaaaaacaaatgtttcattttaaaatctaaataatatagtatttttatgttttgttaatgtttttataaatgattctTGGACTGAGATTGCATCCGTTTCTTCaatcatttgtattttataggtaattaggtgatcagcttctGACTTCCTTATGACACCGGTTTCCTTATGATGTTTGCCTATGCCGTAGCAGTAAGTGCTAATTGTGCCCATAGAAGATACAGAATGCACGACCATGGATAAGGGTTGCACGCCCAAGGTACTTGGTAAAAGatgctcttttgtttttccaTCGTAAGTggattttattctttaaaaaaaatatatatatcagaaTCCATAAGTTGACTTACTCCTTAATGTTGTCAGACTTGACCTCATAAGCGATGTTCGCTCTGATCATCTCCTTCTGGAAGTCCTCTTTCAAGTCTCCCGGGACCAGAATCAAGCTATCCTGTCCGGTGATTGTGGGGTGCCACTTGTCCAAGAAGAAACGCTCTACCACTTCGTTTAAGTATGATCCTTGGTTTTCATTTGCAACTCTGACTTCATACAAAACGTGCCTGtaacacaatattattattgaaaaaataactaagttcaaattcaaaatgatttatttattcatggtTACAAAATGTTCGCTTGTGAAGTCAAATCAAGGGAGTGTGAATTgacaagtatttttgttttactaaaaGTTTGTAAAGCTGCAACAATTAGGTACACCATGTTGCACCAgacattttaaagttattaatattataaaataaaaaaacaatgatttattCTCTTTCAGCAGTCGGCATGGTGTTATAATAGCAcgcttacattctcgtgggaactaCAATCGATAGTCGAAATAACTGACATCCCGACATCTGTTCACGAGTATggcgcatggccagccattggGCCCCTCGAAATATTTTAGGAAGAGAGACAACCCTAAACAATGGCTATATAATGATGtatatacagggcgtcccacggcgatgccacacggagggaaagtaccttaaatattaatgataggatattttactgaaagaagacatcgtttaatttttaataataagtagaactgtattcacagatttttaaaaaatttcctacctcaaccgggaatcgaacccgccaaatgtgacagtaaaattacatgtattttataatagcgtttgaatgggctactcataagcattattttttccttagtaacctagcatattaaatgaaactaaaaacataaaattttacattttattaaaaaaaaaaattatcaaatgctcaaaatgtgatccgttctgttgtatacaaattctcactcttttaataatttctctccctctcgatttacttatttttgcatggtggatgtttgaaataatacgtctaagttcattttgtaactcctgcacactgttgtaccggttcctgtaaactaaatattttttttttaatgaccaTTTTCCTTCCTGGATCGGCACTTTTGGACAAATTAGATGGCCACCGAGATCCCCAGATCTAACcccacttgattttttttatggggttacgtaaaatatttagtttacaggAACCGGTACAACAGTGTGCAGGTGCAAAATGAACTTAGacgttttatttcaaacatccaccatgcaaaaataagtaaatcgacagggagagaaattattaaaagagtgagaatttgtatacaacagaacggatcacattttgagcatttgataattttttttttttataaaatgtaaaattttatgtttttagtttcatttaatatgctaggttactaaggaaaaaataatgcttatgagtagcccattcaaacgctattataaaatacatgtaattttactgtcacatttggcgggttcgattcccggttgaggtagaaatttttttaaaaatctgtgaatgcagttctacttattattaaaaattaaacgatgtcttctttcagtaaaatatcctatcattaatatttaaggtactttccctccatgtggcatcgccgtgggacgccctgtatagTATTTCTtggtaagatatttttattattaactggTACTTACCCCAAGTATTCCTCATGTTTAGAATAAACTAAACATGGGGACACCaggaaaagaaaaaatatcttatacatTTTGACCAATTTGATTTTGGTCTGTGAACTGTGATACTATCACTAAACCTGCAAATATATCaacattattatctatattcccttacgattaaattatttaatctgcTCCGAATTAATGAAATGATAACGGGTTTTTAGATAGCTTTAGTTAAAGATTAGTTAATGAAGCTAAATTAAAGTACAAACTTATTGGATATCCATACATATAACTTATTTACTCCTGatacccaaaaaaaaaataacttttttgcattttgtgcatatagtattaaaaaatacttaccgCTGAGTGCTTCTTTGTCGTATATCTTGTAGTAACtagtagtaaaataaaatccctTTGTAGCAAATTCCATACTGACTAGTTTAGATGAAGTTATGAGAAATGTGCTCGGCTcttataaaagaaagaaagaggAATTTTCAAATACTGCAAATAACAGAAAAAGTAAAGTTATATGTCTTCTAGTCGAGCGCCTTTTTcaagatgaaataaaaaactaagttGAGCATTGCATACAGACTCGAGtcataaactaatatttgttAGCACGGCTAATAAATAgagttattagatttttttttcgtggGGAAATGCGTTACGTATACCCTCCCGCGGCACGGTTGCCTGGTGGTGAAAGGTTATGTGAGACTCGCCACTgagcatacccactaaaaccccacggcGCAACCAACAATCGCCCGAGGCAGGACACGGTATCACCTTGGCCTGCCGCATCCAGCCGGCCAACTCACGGTCCTCTGCGGCCACGAATGATGTCGAATGTATGTCCTTGGCTCAGCAAGGGCCATTCACATCGGCCAATTCGCCCTGTTTTTTATTGAAGCTGGGGGAGGCCGGGTACAAGCCTAACGTTAaccaacctttttttttttttttatatagaacaggggcaaa
This DNA window, taken from Pieris rapae chromosome 16, ilPieRapa1.1, whole genome shotgun sequence, encodes the following:
- the LOC110996847 gene encoding carboxypeptidase B-like; this encodes MYKIFFLFLVSPCLVYSKHEEYLGHVLYEVRVANENQGSYLNEVVERFFLDKWHPTITGQDSLILVPGDLKEDFQKEMIRANIAYEVKSDNIKEQLDLEDQLLSAAAARSNRSSPTLPYDVIHRYDVVNNYLQTVANSYANVRIATAGKTAQGRDIRYLRISSDNFQSRNKPVVFLMSLLHAREWVTLPGTLYAIEKLVIDVQDRSLVNNIDWIIMPIANPDGYEFTHTNTRMWRKNRRQNSGWSFCPGVDLNRNFDHQWGTASSSSPCSDTYHGTGPFSEPETAAVRNVLNEVRNRLELFIDLHSFGSMILYGFGNRQLPPNALTLNMVGVRMAQRIDAVKWRDNRNYRVGNIVDLLNYGASGGSSDYVQSLGNLLSYTYEMPAYRNQNTLNGFLVDPAFIYQAGMETWEGIKAGARYLIERRDAAMAR